In the Microcebus murinus isolate Inina chromosome X, M.murinus_Inina_mat1.0, whole genome shotgun sequence genome, TTtcagccagagagagagacaggaaagggCATACTTTTCTGAAATTAAGGGCATAAGTCTGGCAAAGGGCACATGAGGATAAGACTCACCAAATACAACCAATGCAACCCTAACTTATAAGAAAGGGGTAAAGGAAAAACAGCAGTCACTTTCTCATTTCactaaataagtatttaaatacatattttccaTTCTAAAAGGAATTAATTTCTTAGCCAGAAGTAGAAAGACACCTTCTAAGAGAATGCAAACCTAAAATAGTGTATATgtctacactaaaaaaaaaaaaaaaaaaaaaaaacaccttataAATTCCTATTTCTCAAGTGTTGAGCCTACCTTTCCAAAAGAAGATGGAAATGTTAAGACCTATAGCTGCATAACCAATAATCAATGCAAAATTGCTAGAAAGTACATTTTAAGTTCCTATGGCAAACACATCATCTTGGCAATTTTGTCGATAGCTTTAAAATTAGTAATCTAACAGTTGTGGTAAAAATTGAGTGTGCtacaatgtattcatttattataaaaagtagcttctaaatttcccttttctcactCAGGACCAAGCAATGTTTTCTAGTAAATGATCGTCACCATAAGAGTTTGGCAGCACCTCTCAGACAAAACATACTGCAGGCTTTAATTAAGCATTTTACAAAAGCCATTTTCCAATACTGCCAATAAAATGTCTGGGCTATTTTTACATAGTCTTAAAGCCTTAAAAAAGGTGCTAAaccaaaatgaatttaatttcaaaCAAGGATTTTTATGTCTCAAGGAGAGGATTTGATTTTCAAGTCTTCTAAAATCTACTTGCCTGACTGCCAAAAGcaagtttactttttaaacaaacGAAGAGCATCTATTTCTACAGTGCTTTTTCTTCCACCTGTCTTATGTTATCCTGTTTTGCCTGCTCTGATGGTTTAGATTAGAATATCAGATTTTTAtacagaaggaagaaattaaatgaaaagccTTTTTTCTATAACTGACAAATGTCACTGGattattaggaaaacaaaagaaatctaaCTTCAGTAATGAAATGTCCACTAATGTAAGTTTACTGGATGTACCCTCAATTCATGTACTTTGCTTTCAATGTTTCTGTGGGATCTAAATAGGTACACATGCTATATGTGTTTGGGATGTaaagattagctacttctccccagatcaaatttaaaacattcaattCCAGCGCAGGTCAAATTCTTTTATTCTAAGAACCATAGCAAACAGttcaatataatgaaaattacCCAAGCCCTGGCAGATGGTCTATAGTTAAAATGCTCtgaataaatacaacaaaatttgCTACTATGAAATTGAAGCAAGCTTGTAATTTTTCCCCAATCCTTGCGTATAGAATAATCTTTCATCAATGGGAAAATGACAGACTAAACACCTGATTGCAGGGAAGTGTAGTGTGCTGGGTGCACTGGACTTGAAATTAGATGTGCGATGTAGATTTGCAGCTCAGCCACTTACCTTTTTGACCACGGGAAAATTCTCAACACAGGCTTCATTTTCATTACTTACCCTCCATCAGTAAAATAATGAATGTGAATGAGCTTTGCAAACTATAAGGCAATCTGAAACTGGAAAGCATTTCCTCAATCAACAAGTTGACAATTTAACAACAGTTCCTTTTAAATCGCACAAACTATTCCTCACTTCTCCCTATACTGTTCAGCTGTGTCTACTCCTACACAAATTGTTTTTGGTCACTCTGAGAAGCCTGAGGTTGTTCTCAAAACAGCTCCCTGCCAATGAGTCGGAAGCATTTTGGTTCATGTTTGGTGATTAGGGAGAGGAAAAGGACCTAAGAGATcttgttttgagtttttatgCATGTGTGATATTCTTGTGTGCTTAATTAAAGTCCTGGTCCTTGTTTAAAGCTGATGTTTTGCTAGTGGTTGAAATTTTTACCAGGGAAGCATCACTTTTAGAATGAATGCAAATGAATAATGATTGTCAACAACTTTAGTTAACTTTAATTGAGTGAGGTCCTCTTTAATTGTTATAGGTCAAATACCTCATTACTCCAAACACTGTCCAATTTTGGGAGATTGAATGTTGCCTAAAATAAGTGATTCATCAATTGTGGCTTGGAACTCTCTGCTATGTGGAGCTTTTATTCtagtaatttataataataaattcaatACAATAAAATCTTTAGCACCTATAATTTATAGCAACAGGTTTGGCAGTAGTACACTCAAAAGCATAGGCTTTTTACATGGTGACAATAGTGTCTAAAATTTCAAAAGTTAATtcagtttcttttgctttttaataccTAGTGCTACCATAACATTAATAATTTGGCTGACCAATTTTCTCACCCCTCCTAGAGCTGCCCTTTTTATCCTCCTATCTCTTGAattaaaaaatcaggaaaattttcacattttcaccTCAACTCATTTTGACCTATGAATTCCACATCAGGTAAATTACTAAAAGAAGCAAATAGTCATACATGGGTTAAGATCAGAATAAACTACATAAGAAACAACATTCTCCTCTTAAATGCTAATACCTATAACCTATGTGTTTAAAGTGTGAAGGCTTcatcttcaataaatgatttaaaattatttcatttataaaaaagtCATGTCCAGCTTatatttctaagtgtttttcTAATTGACTTGAACAAATGCCCTTAAAGTACTTACTTATTATATCAATGTGACTGTAGGTAAATGAGATTACATATTAATTTTGTGTTACATAGAAAAAGCTGTCTCACTGACATATAATCTCGTTTCACTTAAATTATAAACAGATCTCAACTCTGAAAaaccatgtaaaatattttaagtgaaaataaagcTATGAAAAGTGGGATTTGAGGACAGAGAATTTTAATTTAGCTTTGTGTATCTAAAAGTAATAATAGCAACagtaataacaatgataaaagcTATCTAATAATTCATAgatagcacttactatgtggcaggcattgttctaggcactttCCATAAATGAAAATTACTTTTTGGGATATATAACTCTTGAAAAAGACTGTGTCTTTGTCCCTCTGTTAAATCATTTTTTGGTTTCAGTGTTAAGATAGGAAGATAAAGAAAGATCAGAAATGGGTGAAAATTATTCAATAGCTtcatagtaaaaacaaaacaaaaacaatgatgaaaatcATTCAGCCTGATCTCAACACTTCGCAAACAACATTATACCATACAATTTATATTGAAATGCTAACCAAAGTCATTTCCTGCAAAGGGTTATTTCACTACCAATACTatcacccctcccccatcatTCCTTTCACATATCTCCGCAAACTGTGTGCAGGAATCACTCTCAGGACCAACTATCTTTTGAGAAAGGAAATCATCAGTTTAAACTGTTGAAATTTCACTCCAATATTAATCCAATGACACAATGAAAATATCTTACATTTATAAAGTGCCTTAACATTCCAAATTGTGTCCACATTGGTTCTCTCTTTGCAACCCAAGCGCCTGCCTCCCTGTGCAATATAGCTAGCCTCTTTGCTGTAGTCACTCAATAAAGTTAGGAATTTCCTCAATAAACAATACATTTAGGCAACATTAAATCTCCAAAATAACtacaaagtcataaatcagtaatTTATGCTAAAATAATGATCACTGGATGTAGATAATCCTTGGGAAGTCAGAGTTTATTTGAGGAACAATaagattttactatttttaatatctaaacaAAGATTGGAGTATTGGAAAGTATAGAAAAACCTCTATGAAAACTCATTCTTTTGAAAATACTATAGGGATATAGGCAACTATGTATTATctacatcaaaattataaatggtgTTTTCAGCAGTTAAGTTTAAACAATATCTTGAGACCAGTTTTCAGGTGGGCTTTACAGAATAAAATAGATTCGTTCCTGAAAAGTTGATTATGAATTAAATTCTTggaaatggaattatatattttgaacacATGGTTATGGTAGTAGTGGTgatcccgtgtgtgtgtgtgtgtgtgtgtgtgtgtgtgtgtgtgtgtgagagagagtgtgagtGTCTTGGGGAGGGAGTATACCATTTAAAAGAGATCTAAATTGAATCCTTTGGCAAGCCAAAGCatccttttgttgttttaatgatCACTCTTTAATGTGTCTGTGCTTCAAATGTGAGTTTTTGTATGGCAAGTTTTCTATAGCAGGGGGAGAAAGGGGCGGTGGGGGGGCTACACCTGCACTAAATAGGGAGCTTGTTAGGTGACTGTTGTGATCAGTTCCCGACTTGTTCTGCCTGATCAAGCACAGTGGGCAGAGATCCAATCACAAAAGCATTCCACAAAGCAAGCAAAGCAAAAATCTTCACTAAACTGACTACTGGAATGAAAACTGCTGGGGTCCATCCCTTCCCTTCACTGGGAAAGAAGCATATTCTACTAAAGAGGGAAGGCAGTTGAGACTATGGAGACATCATCTTCTGCAATCATTTCTTGAGAATGTCTCAAGACACTGATGACAACATTGCACAGTGCTGTACACAGTAGATTTACTTTAAGTCTTGTTTTCAAGCCCAACAGCTCCTACTCTTACTTCTTCCTTTGGAAAAGTAGCCCTTTAAAACCTTCCACTGTTCCAGGGTAGGCTGCCCCTGGGGTCAGGTCTTCCTCCAGCCTTATCTTGCTTTCCCTGATTTACCAGAAGATACACCAATTAAAAAGCCTTAAAAAGCCTTTGAAACAATATTCATATCCATTATCAAGCTGTCACCACATCCTCTTTTGGAAGGGTGGagggataaaagaagaaaatgaggcacAGCACATGTGACTTGCATGTCAGCAGTAGTGACAGAGAAAAGGAACACTCAAGGTTTCTGGAATTTATCCtgtgtaaaaaacaaacaacaacaacaaaatcaacagGAAAACACATTCCAAAGCCAAATACTGTCTTCTTTTAATCACCTGTTAAGTTCTTATTTATGCTCTGTTCCCCCCTTAGACATTCATCCTAACAATTGGGATTTAACCTTCTTGGTAAATCACAGCAAACTAGTATAACAatgactgtttttaaaaaaataactttcagagGACATCCTCCCCAAAGGTAAACAGTTGATTGCTACTGCTTAATATTCTGTGCTCTTAttaaatttctgtatttaaatatGGACATTTGTAGAAAAGCAGCTTTTAGCTGTTGATTTGAGAACAAGTTGATGGAACTCAATTCACGGATGTCGATGCCGTGCTTTGCATTATCATTTATTGATGGGGAAGGATGTTAAAAAGCATCCTCATGCTACATGTCCTGTCCCCCTTGCATCTTCACTACTCCTAAGAAACAGAGCCAATGTTTAAATGATAATCGGTTCTGTCTAAAGAAACTGATGATTagataaaaacttaaattttggCAAAGATCAAAAAGGCATTGTGTGAATAATTAAACCTGAATTCTACCCTCAGTGCCAAATAGCAACAATTAATATTATCCCTAAACACTATAGACTGTAGAGCACCAACTCATTAAACCATGACTACTAACTTTAGggaaattaattctaaaattacCAACCTCTTTTGGGAGAGTCGAATTTGTTGTCAGGTCTGGCAAAGTCCATTCTCACGTAGATGTCATCGTCGTCGTCGTCGTCAGAATCTCCTCTCTCTGGGGGTCTTGGCACCCGGGGACCgcgaggtggtggtgggggagcggcggcggcggcggcggcggcggcggcagcggcagcgaGAGCCCCGCCCGCCCCGTTTTCACCTCTGGCAAGGTCTGCGGGTGGGTTCGGGGCTCCCAGGTTCCAGGCAAAGGCGCTATTCTGGGTGCCCCTTGCTGCTCTGGCATCAGCAGCATTAGCAACAGGTTGAAACCAGCGGACGGAGGCGGAGTCAAGTCCAGCCGCGGCCTCCCAGCCCGCGGCGGAGCCGATGCCCGGGGCGGCGGCGAGCGCGGAGGCCGCGGCCAAGACCCGGCCCACGGCTAAGGTCGGCGCTGCCGCGAAAGCCGCAGCCGAGGCTGGGGAAGCGGAGAGTTCTCCCTCGAGACTGTCAGTCGGAAAAGCCGAGACAGCGGCTCTGGCGGCTGCAAAGAAACTTTGCGAACGGCTCTGTGGGCGTCTTCTCTCCCGCTCTTCCTCTTGCAGCAGCCTAACTACAGGTGGTGGCTCAGAGCATCGGCTGGGGGACAGAGAAATGTCCATACAGCACTCAGAAAAGGGGTCGACCACATAGATTCGACCAGTTTCAGCATCATAGCGAATGGCACTGTCAGCAAAAGGCACGAATGGTGTCATTGCTGGGTTGAAAATTACTTCAATGTAGTCACCCTCTTCCTCATTAGCATTGCTACCTGTAGCACTGAGGGGAACAAGACGAAGTGGCCACCTAGTGCCGTCCAGAAATAGAGGGCCGGCACCTCTTAAAAGATACAAGAGGTCGTTTGAATTTAGAAATGGCACTCCGAACTCAACATTCACGTAATTATAAAAGGCTGACTGTCTGGGGTCAACAATTATGCCCCACGAATCTGGCAGTCCTTGAATAAAGGGAACTGGCCTATTGCTATCTCTTTTAGTGAAGTCAATGTTGACGTAGTCACTAGAGCCGTCAGCTTCTCTCTGCTCATGTGTGGGCTTTTGTGGTTTTGgcttgattttatttccttttgtaataAAAGACAGTCGGTTAAGTCTCTTAGCCTTATTCTTTGGGGGCCCATCATCCAAAGGCTTTGAAGGTGCTCCCCTATCTGCAGGCTTTGAGAATAACCCCTCAACTGACGGCTTTGAAGCTGCATGTTTGGTGCCCCAGTTAGATGAGACTTCTTTTTCTAGGCCCCTCCCCAGAAACTTTCCAGGTAACATTGGTACGTACTCACTGTGGTCACTCTGTCCCAAAGGGGAGCTCCGAAAAGGATTCGGCAGAGAGAAGTAGGAGCTCCAACTTTTGGAGGAAGAGCCCCCCTCGGCATTCTTGGGGTTTTTTGGAATTGCACCTGCTCCAGGAGCCATAAACATAtagtcactgtcactgtcattgtcctTTGAGTCATCCTCTTTATTAGGATCGGGTGTTTTCGGAGGACTTGGAACAGGTGGTGGGCTCACTCTGGGAAACATCATCATATACCCTCTTGAATCTTCAAAAGGTGATCGAGAATGGCGTTTTGAAGCAGAGGCATTTTGAGGAGCCATTGGCATATAATCACTGGAGCTTGCAAGAGGGGCAGCCACCCCGGGCCTCATTGGCACATATGggtcatcttcatcttcatcaaaAGCTCTGGCTCTGTAGGGCCCCCGAGCTGCACCTTCTGGGATCTCTGCGGGTTTCACTTCTTTGGCTTCTTTTCGTTCTTTCGTGGCCCCTCTGTCAGCACAAAAATAAAGTCGGAATCTTCCTACAGACTTCCCTTTTCCACCAGTTGCTCCAGCTGgcggaggtggaggtgggggtggtggaggtCCTGACATTTGCTGTTGCTTGCTTTGAGTTAATTTGCCAAAGTAGGATCTTTTCTTCAGAGATTTTCCACGTTCACCATCACCTTCCGCGCCTTTCCCACTTCCTGAGCCCTTGCCCCGGCCAGAGTTCTTGCCACTGCCTGAACCATGTCCATCTCCAGGTCCACGGCCACTGCCTGAGCCGCGCCCACCTCCAGCTCCCTGGCCACCACCTGAGCCACCTGCAGTGCCCTGGCCATTTCCTGAGCACTGGTTTCCTCCTGCACCCTGGCCTCCTGAGCCCTGGCCACTTGAACCCTGGCTGCCACTTGAGCCCTGGCCACCTCTGGATCCCTGTCCGCCGCCTGAGCATTGGTTT is a window encoding:
- the IRS4 gene encoding insulin receptor substrate 4; its protein translation is MASCSFARDQATRRLRGAAAAAAAALTAAATTPLLSSGTPTALIGTGSSCPGAMWLSTATGSRSDSESEEEDLPVGAEVCKRGYLRKQKHGHRRYFVLKLETADAPARLEYYENARKFRHSVRAAAAAAAAAASGAAVPAQIRPRRVITLYQCFSVSQRADARYRYLIALFTQDEYFAMVAENESEQESWYLLLSRLILESKRRRCGTLGAQPDGGEPAALAAAAAAEPPFYKDVWQVIVKPRGLGHRKELSGVFRLCLTDEEVVFVRLNTEVASVVVQLLSIRRCGHSEQYFFLEVGRSTVIGPGELWMQVDDCVVAQNMHELFLEKMRALCADEYRARCRSYSISIGAHLLTLLSTRRHLGLLPIEPGGWFRRSRFEQFYHFRALGDGEDEMLFSRHLVTREEPVIPSRRGRPHLPRMRRSRRAISMPGSLFRRLSPSPVRAPNPAEAPNDGAGQSSEASGSGNSGEEGNPQGREDQEGSGGDYMPMNNWGNGNGRGSGGGQGSSGQGSSSQSSGGNQCSGGGQGSRGGQGSSGSQGSSGQGSGGQGAGGNQCSGNGQGTAGGSGGGQGAGGGRGSGSGRGPGDGHGSGSGKNSGRGKGSGSGKGAEGDGERGKSLKKRSYFGKLTQSKQQQMSGPPPPPPPPPPAGATGGKGKSVGRFRLYFCADRGATKERKEAKEVKPAEIPEGAARGPYRARAFDEDEDDPYVPMRPGVAAPLASSSDYMPMAPQNASASKRHSRSPFEDSRGYMMMFPRVSPPPVPSPPKTPDPNKEDDSKDNDSDSDYMFMAPGAGAIPKNPKNAEGGSSSKSWSSYFSLPNPFRSSPLGQSDHSEYVPMLPGKFLGRGLEKEVSSNWGTKHAASKPSVEGLFSKPADRGAPSKPLDDGPPKNKAKRLNRLSFITKGNKIKPKPQKPTHEQREADGSSDYVNIDFTKRDSNRPVPFIQGLPDSWGIIVDPRQSAFYNYVNVEFGVPFLNSNDLLYLLRGAGPLFLDGTRWPLRLVPLSATGSNANEEEGDYIEVIFNPAMTPFVPFADSAIRYDAETGRIYVVDPFSECCMDISLSPSRCSEPPPVVRLLQEEERERRRPQSRSQSFFAAARAAVSAFPTDSLEGELSASPASAAAFAAAPTLAVGRVLAAASALAAAPGIGSAAGWEAAAGLDSASVRWFQPVANAADARAARGTQNSAFAWNLGAPNPPADLARGENGAGGALAAAAAAAAAAAAAPPPPPRGPRVPRPPERGDSDDDDDDDIYVRMDFARPDNKFDSPKRDISTKSPLQSDYITTKSHFRRKMMLMEFHLRLLQICLRERKFRGF